Proteins found in one Oncorhynchus tshawytscha isolate Ot180627B linkage group LG25, Otsh_v2.0, whole genome shotgun sequence genomic segment:
- the LOC112224119 gene encoding histone H3.3A — MARTKQTARKSTGGKAPRKQLATKAARKSAPSTGGVKKPHRYRPGTVALREIRRYQKSTELLIRKLPFQRLVREIAQDFKTDLRFQSAAIGALQEASEAYLVGLFEDTNLCAIHAKRVTIMPKDIQLARRIRGERA, encoded by the exons ATGGCACGTACCAAGCAGACCGCCCGTAAATCCACTGGTGGAAAAGCACCCAGGAAACAACTGGCCACCAAGGCTGCAAGGAAAAGTGCGCCATCTACTGGCGGTGTGAAGAAACCTCACCGATACAG gccggGTACAGTGGCTCTGAGAGAAATTCGTCGGTACCAGAAATCCACTGAGCTGCTGATCAGAAAACTGCCTTTTCAGCGGCTGGTCCGTGAGATTGCCCAGGACTTCAAGACAGACCTCCGCTTCCAGAGTGCTGCCATTGGTGCTCTGCAG GAAGCCAGTGAGGCATACCTTGTTGGCCTGTTTGAGGACACCAACCTATGTGCCATCCATGCCAAGAGGGTCACCATCATGCCCAAAGACATCCAGCTGGCCAGGCGAATCCGAGGCGAGCGTGCATAA
- the LOC112224120 gene encoding GATOR complex protein WDR24 isoform X2 gives MEKMSRVTTALGSSTISGRTMFCHLDAPANAISVCRDATQVVVAGRNIFKIYGLEEEQFVEKLNLRVGRKPSLNFSCADVMWHQMEENLLATAATNGAVVTWNLGKPSRNKQDQLFTEHKRTVNKVCFHPTEVYMLLSGSQDGYMKCFDLRKKESVSTFSGQSESVRDVQFSMKDYFTFAASFENGNVQLWDIRRPDRYERMFTAHTGPVFCCDWHPDDRGWLATGGRDKMVKVWDMTTNRAKEIYCVQTIASVARVKWRPERKWHLATCSMMVDHNIYVWDIRRPFIPFATFEEHKDVTTGIVWRHQHDPYFLLSGSKDSTLYQHMFKDASRPVDRANPEGLCFGLFGDLAFAAKESLISGDANRKPYPGGDRRYPIFFFKKPDLTEQFAHVSSALSVFESSLESKRMDWFVKTARLYLLSGKPFAELCDHNAKVAKELNRPQVSTTWTMLRIMFSDPANLSTPGPNHIGKLGTLPLMNSFSMKEMGMGTESRLDRSKGESRQDNIHLELGNSLINSNNDENEETEGSEGQAEYMFGDAELDDDDLYSMEHDNQAAEEQEYTLPQEAFPLRHEIMDNPLAPEHLQQDKADSPQASGNEAEVMCLTPIESFSLISISQPLFSPHLPAPFFCPVVREMLSHYAEQGDVQMAVSVLIVLGDRIRKEIDDLTQEHWYMSYIDLLQRFELWNVSNEVIKLSTCSAITCLNQTSTTLHVNCSNCKRPMSNRGWICDRCHQCASVCAVCHHVVKGLFVWCQGCSHGGHLEHVKNWLKSSSHCPAGCGHLCEYT, from the exons ATGGAGAAGATGTCTCGGGTCACTACGGCCCTAGGCAGCAGCACCATCAGCGGGCGCACCATGTTCTGCCACCTGGACGCGCCCGCCAATGCCATCAGTGTGTGCCGCGACGCCACGCAGGTGGTGGTGGCCGGCCGCAATATCTTCAAGATCTACGGCCTGGAGGAGGAGCAGTTTGTGGAGAAGCTCAACCTGCGCGTGGGCCGCAAGCCCTCGCTCAACTTCAGCTGCGCCGACGTCATGTGGCACCAGATGGAGGAGAACCTGCTGGCCACGGCTGCCACCAACGGGGCAGTAGTCACCTGGAACCTGGGCAAACCGTCGCGCAACAAGCAGGACCAGCTGTTCACCGAACACAAGCGCACAGTCAATAAGGTGTGCTTCCACCCCACCGAAGTCTACATGCTGCTTAGTGGCTCCCAGGACGGCTACATGAAGTGCTTCGACCTGCGCAAGAAAGAGTCTGTCAGCACCTtctcag GTCAGTCAGAGAGTGTAAGAGATGTTCAGTTCAGCATGAAGGATTACTTTACTTTCGCTGCTTCCTttgagaatggtaatgtccagcTGTGGGACATACGGAGGCCAGACCGGTATGAGAGGATGTTCACAGCCCACACCGGACCTGTGTTTTGCTGTGACTGGCACCCCGATGACAG GGGCTGGCTGGCCACTGGTGGCCGGGACAAGATGGTGAAGGTGTGGGACATGACCACCAACCGGGCCAAGGAGATCTATTGCGTCCAGACTATTGCCTCGGTGGCCCGGGTCAAGTGGCGTCCTGAGAGGAAGTGGCACCTGGCCACCTGCTCCATGATGGTGGACCACAACATCTATGTGTGGGACATCCGGAGGCCCTTCATCCCCTTTGCCACCTTCGAGGAGCACAAGGACGTGACCACAGGTATTGTGTGGCGCCACCAGCACGACCCCTACTTCCTATTGTCAGGTTCCAAGGACAGCACGCTCTACCAGCACATGTTCAAGGATGCCAGCCGGCCCGTGGACCGGGCCAACCCTGAGGGACTGTGCTTCGGCCTGTTTGGCGACCTTGCCTTCGCTGCCAAGGAGAGCCTCATCAGTGGCGACGCCAACAGGAAGCCATACCCGGGTGGTGACCGCCGCtaccccatcttcttcttcaaaaAGCCCGACCTGACGGAGCAGTTTGCCCACGTGTCCAGTGCCCTCAGCGTGTTTGAGTCGTCTTTGGAGAGCAAGCGCATGGACTGGTTTGTCAAGACGGCACGCCTCTACCTCCTCAGCGGCAAACCCTTTGCCGAGCTGTGTGACCACAATGCCAAGGTGGCCAAGGAGCTCAACAGACCTCAG GTTTCCACTACATGGACAATGCTTCGGATCATGTTCTCAGACCCAGCGAACCTCTCAACGCCGGGTCCAAATCACATTGGCAAATTGGGCACCCTTCCTTTAATGAACAG TTTCAGTATGAAGGAGATGGGCATGGGGACGGAGAGCAGGCTGGACCGCAGTAAAGGAGAGAGCAGACAGGACAATATTCACCTAGAGCTTGGGAACTCGCTAATCAACAGCAACAATGACG AGAATGAAGAGACCGAGGGAAGTGAGGGCCAGGCGGAGTACATGTTTGGTGATGCTGAGCTGGACGACGATGACCTCTACTCAATGGAGCACGACAACCAGGCCG CGGAGGAGCAGGAGTACACGCTCCCCCAGGAGGCCTTCCCACTGCGCCACGAGATCATGGACAACCCATTGGCGCCGGAGCACCTGCAGCAGGACAAGGCCGACTCGCCGCAAGCCAGCGGCAACGAGGCAGAGGTCATGTGCTTGACGCCCATCGAGTCCTTCTCCCTGATCTCAATCTCCCAGCCACTGTTCAGCCCCCATCTTCCTGCCCCCTTCTTCTGCCCTGTGGTCAGGGAGATGCTGAGCCATTATGCCGAGCAGGGCGATGTGCAGATGGCAGTCTCGGTGCTCATCGTCCTGGGAGACCGCATCCGCAAGGAGATCGACGACCTCACTCAG GAGCACTGGTACATGTCCTACATTGACTTGCTGCAGCGTTTCGAGCTGTGGAACGTGTCCAACGAGGTCATCAAGCTGAGCACTTGCAGCGCCATCACCTGTCTGAACCAGACATCCACCACTCTGCATGTCAACTGCAGCAACTGCAAACGGCCCATGAGCAACAGGGGCTGGATCTGTGACAG ATGCCACCAGTGTGCCAGCGTTTGTGCCGTGTGCCACCACGTGGTGAAGGGGCTGTTCGTGTGGTGCCAGGGCTGCAGTCACGGCGGGCACTTGGAGCACGTGAAGAACTGGCTAAAGAGCAGTTCCCACTGCCCGGCTGGCTGCGGTCACCTGTGTGAGTACACCTGA
- the LOC112224120 gene encoding GATOR complex protein WDR24 isoform X1, with translation MEKMSRVTTALGSSTISGRTMFCHLDAPANAISVCRDATQVVVAGRNIFKIYGLEEEQFVEKLNLRVGRKPSLNFSCADVMWHQMEENLLATAATNGAVVTWNLGKPSRNKQDQLFTEHKRTVNKVCFHPTEVYMLLSGSQDGYMKCFDLRKKESVSTFSGQSESVRDVQFSMKDYFTFAASFENGNVQLWDIRRPDRYERMFTAHTGPVFCCDWHPDDRGWLATGGRDKMVKVWDMTTNRAKEIYCVQTIASVARVKWRPERKWHLATCSMMVDHNIYVWDIRRPFIPFATFEEHKDVTTGIVWRHQHDPYFLLSGSKDSTLYQHMFKDASRPVDRANPEGLCFGLFGDLAFAAKESLISGDANRKPYPGGDRRYPIFFFKKPDLTEQFAHVSSALSVFESSLESKRMDWFVKTARLYLLSGKPFAELCDHNAKVAKELNRPQVSTTWTMLRIMFSDPANLSTPGPNHIGKLGTLPLMNSFSMKEMGMGTESRLDRSKGESRQDNIHLELGNSLINSNNDDICPTAENEETEGSEGQAEYMFGDAELDDDDLYSMEHDNQAAEEQEYTLPQEAFPLRHEIMDNPLAPEHLQQDKADSPQASGNEAEVMCLTPIESFSLISISQPLFSPHLPAPFFCPVVREMLSHYAEQGDVQMAVSVLIVLGDRIRKEIDDLTQEHWYMSYIDLLQRFELWNVSNEVIKLSTCSAITCLNQTSTTLHVNCSNCKRPMSNRGWICDRCHQCASVCAVCHHVVKGLFVWCQGCSHGGHLEHVKNWLKSSSHCPAGCGHLCEYT, from the exons ATGGAGAAGATGTCTCGGGTCACTACGGCCCTAGGCAGCAGCACCATCAGCGGGCGCACCATGTTCTGCCACCTGGACGCGCCCGCCAATGCCATCAGTGTGTGCCGCGACGCCACGCAGGTGGTGGTGGCCGGCCGCAATATCTTCAAGATCTACGGCCTGGAGGAGGAGCAGTTTGTGGAGAAGCTCAACCTGCGCGTGGGCCGCAAGCCCTCGCTCAACTTCAGCTGCGCCGACGTCATGTGGCACCAGATGGAGGAGAACCTGCTGGCCACGGCTGCCACCAACGGGGCAGTAGTCACCTGGAACCTGGGCAAACCGTCGCGCAACAAGCAGGACCAGCTGTTCACCGAACACAAGCGCACAGTCAATAAGGTGTGCTTCCACCCCACCGAAGTCTACATGCTGCTTAGTGGCTCCCAGGACGGCTACATGAAGTGCTTCGACCTGCGCAAGAAAGAGTCTGTCAGCACCTtctcag GTCAGTCAGAGAGTGTAAGAGATGTTCAGTTCAGCATGAAGGATTACTTTACTTTCGCTGCTTCCTttgagaatggtaatgtccagcTGTGGGACATACGGAGGCCAGACCGGTATGAGAGGATGTTCACAGCCCACACCGGACCTGTGTTTTGCTGTGACTGGCACCCCGATGACAG GGGCTGGCTGGCCACTGGTGGCCGGGACAAGATGGTGAAGGTGTGGGACATGACCACCAACCGGGCCAAGGAGATCTATTGCGTCCAGACTATTGCCTCGGTGGCCCGGGTCAAGTGGCGTCCTGAGAGGAAGTGGCACCTGGCCACCTGCTCCATGATGGTGGACCACAACATCTATGTGTGGGACATCCGGAGGCCCTTCATCCCCTTTGCCACCTTCGAGGAGCACAAGGACGTGACCACAGGTATTGTGTGGCGCCACCAGCACGACCCCTACTTCCTATTGTCAGGTTCCAAGGACAGCACGCTCTACCAGCACATGTTCAAGGATGCCAGCCGGCCCGTGGACCGGGCCAACCCTGAGGGACTGTGCTTCGGCCTGTTTGGCGACCTTGCCTTCGCTGCCAAGGAGAGCCTCATCAGTGGCGACGCCAACAGGAAGCCATACCCGGGTGGTGACCGCCGCtaccccatcttcttcttcaaaaAGCCCGACCTGACGGAGCAGTTTGCCCACGTGTCCAGTGCCCTCAGCGTGTTTGAGTCGTCTTTGGAGAGCAAGCGCATGGACTGGTTTGTCAAGACGGCACGCCTCTACCTCCTCAGCGGCAAACCCTTTGCCGAGCTGTGTGACCACAATGCCAAGGTGGCCAAGGAGCTCAACAGACCTCAG GTTTCCACTACATGGACAATGCTTCGGATCATGTTCTCAGACCCAGCGAACCTCTCAACGCCGGGTCCAAATCACATTGGCAAATTGGGCACCCTTCCTTTAATGAACAG TTTCAGTATGAAGGAGATGGGCATGGGGACGGAGAGCAGGCTGGACCGCAGTAAAGGAGAGAGCAGACAGGACAATATTCACCTAGAGCTTGGGAACTCGCTAATCAACAGCAACAATGACG atatttgTCCCACTGCAGAGAATGAAGAGACCGAGGGAAGTGAGGGCCAGGCGGAGTACATGTTTGGTGATGCTGAGCTGGACGACGATGACCTCTACTCAATGGAGCACGACAACCAGGCCG CGGAGGAGCAGGAGTACACGCTCCCCCAGGAGGCCTTCCCACTGCGCCACGAGATCATGGACAACCCATTGGCGCCGGAGCACCTGCAGCAGGACAAGGCCGACTCGCCGCAAGCCAGCGGCAACGAGGCAGAGGTCATGTGCTTGACGCCCATCGAGTCCTTCTCCCTGATCTCAATCTCCCAGCCACTGTTCAGCCCCCATCTTCCTGCCCCCTTCTTCTGCCCTGTGGTCAGGGAGATGCTGAGCCATTATGCCGAGCAGGGCGATGTGCAGATGGCAGTCTCGGTGCTCATCGTCCTGGGAGACCGCATCCGCAAGGAGATCGACGACCTCACTCAG GAGCACTGGTACATGTCCTACATTGACTTGCTGCAGCGTTTCGAGCTGTGGAACGTGTCCAACGAGGTCATCAAGCTGAGCACTTGCAGCGCCATCACCTGTCTGAACCAGACATCCACCACTCTGCATGTCAACTGCAGCAACTGCAAACGGCCCATGAGCAACAGGGGCTGGATCTGTGACAG ATGCCACCAGTGTGCCAGCGTTTGTGCCGTGTGCCACCACGTGGTGAAGGGGCTGTTCGTGTGGTGCCAGGGCTGCAGTCACGGCGGGCACTTGGAGCACGTGAAGAACTGGCTAAAGAGCAGTTCCCACTGCCCGGCTGGCTGCGGTCACCTGTGTGAGTACACCTGA